Proteins encoded within one genomic window of Odocoileus virginianus isolate 20LAN1187 ecotype Illinois chromosome 2, Ovbor_1.2, whole genome shotgun sequence:
- the LOC110123872 gene encoding olfactory receptor 1L4-like, with translation MEMKNYSSSTADFILLGLSSNPQMQKPLFAVFFVMYLITLVGNGLIILAIHSDSRLHTPMYFFLSNLSFMDICFTTVIVPKMLLNLLSETKSISYVCCLVQMYFFMAFANTDSYLLASMAIDRLVAICNPFHYDVVMSPRRCLLLLLGSCTISHLHSLLRVLLMSRLSFCASHIIKHFFCDTQPVLKLSCSDTSSSQMVVMTKTLAVIATPFLCILFSYLRIIVTVLKIPSVAGKWKAFSTCGSHLTVVVFFYGSVIYVYFRPLSMYSVVKDRVATVMYTIVTPMLNPFIYSLRNKDMKRGLRKLRDKIHS, from the coding sequence ATGGAGATGAAGAACTACAGCAGCAGCACTGCAGACTTTATCCTCCTGGGCCTCTCTTCCAACCCCCAGATGCAGAAACCCCtctttgctgttttctttgtCATGTACCTGATCACCCTGGTGGGGAATGGACTCATCATCCTGGCCATCCACTCTGACTCCCGGCTCCACACCCCTATGTACTTTTTCCTCAGCAACCTGTCCTTCATGGATATCTGCTTCACAACAGTCATTGTGCCCAAAATGCTGCTGAACTTACTCTCAGAGACAAAATCTATCTCCTATGTGTGCTGCCTGGTCCAGATGTACTTCTTCATGGCTTTTGCAAATACTGACAGCTACCTGCTGGCCTCGATGGCCATAGATCGGCTGGTAGCCATCTGCAACCCCTTCCATTATGATGTGGTCATGAGCCCACGGCGTTGCCTCCTCCTGTTGCTGGGTTCGTGCACCATCTCTCACCTGCACTCCCTGCTGCGTGTGTTACTCATGTCCCGCCTGTCTTTCTGTGCCTCCCACATCATCAAGCACTTCTTTTGTGATACCCAGCCTGTGCTCAAGCTCTCCTGCTCTGACACTTCATCCAGCCAGATGGTGGTCATGACCAAGACCCTGGCTGTCATTGCCACCCCTTTCCTGTGCATTCTCTTCTCCTACCTGAGAATCATCGTCACTGTGCTCAAAATCCCTTCTGTGGCTGGGAAGTGgaaggccttctccacctgtggctCCCACCTCACCGTGGTGGTCTTCTTCTATGGGAGTGTCATCTATGTCTACTTTAGGCCACTGTCCATGTACTCAGTGGTGAAGGACCGGGTAGCCACAGTTATGTACACAATAGTGACACCCATGTTGAACCCTTTCATCTACAGCTTGAGGAACAAAGATATGAAGAGGGGTCTGAGGAAATTAAGGGACAAAATTCATTCATAG
- the LOC110123873 gene encoding olfactory receptor 1L4-like, which yields MKNYSSSISGFILLGISSNPQMQKPLFTLFLVMYLVTLVGNGLIILAIHSDSRLHTPMYFFLSNLSFMDICFTTVIVPNMLVNLLSETKFISYVGCLVQMYFFMALGNTDSYLLASMAIDRLVAICNPFHYDVVMSPRRCLLLLLGSCAISHLHSMMYVLLMSRLSFCASHVIKHFFCDTQPVLKLSCSDTTTNQTVVMTETLAVIATPFLCILFSYLRIIVTVLKIPSATGKWKAFSTCGSHLTVVVFFYGSIIYVYFRPLSMYSAVKDRVATVMYTIVTPMLNPFIYSLRNKDMKRGLRKLRGRIQS from the coding sequence ATGAAGAACTATAGCAGCAGCATCTCAGGCTTTATCCTCCTGGGCATCTCTTCCAACCCCCAGATGCAGAAACCCCTCTTCACTCTATTCCTTGTTATGTACCTGGTCACCCTGGTGGGGAATGGACTCATCATCCTGGCCATCCACTCTGACTCCCGGCTCCACACCCCTATGTACTTTTTCCTCAGCAACCTGTCCTTCATGGATATCTGCTTCACAACAGTCATTGTGCCCAACATGCTGGTGAACCTACTCTCAGAGACAAAATTCATCTCCTATGTGGGCTGTCTGGTCCAGATGTACTTCTTCATGGCCTTGGGGAACACTGACAGCTACCTGCTGGCCTCGATGGCCATAGATCGGCTGGTAGCCATCTGCAACCCCTTCCATTATGATGTGGTCATGAGCCCACGGCGTTGCCTCCTCCTGTTGCTGGGTTCGTGCGCCATCTCTCACCTGCACTCTATGATGTATGTGCTACTCATGTCCCGCCTGTCTTTCTGTGCCTCCCACGTCATCAAGCACTTCTTTTGTGATACCCAGCCTGTGCTCAAGCTCTCCTGCTCTGACACAACTACCAACCAGACTGTGGTCATGACCGAGACCCTGGCGGTCATTGCCACCCCTTTCCTGTGCATTCTCTTCTCCTACCTGAGAATCATCGTTACTGTGCTCAAAATCCCCTCTGCCACTGGGAAGTGgaaggccttctccacctgtggctCCCACCTCACCGTGGTGGTTTTCTTCTATGGAAGCATCATCTATGTCTACTTTAGGCCACTGTCCATGTACTCAGCGGTGAAGGACCGGGTAGCCACAGTTATGTACACCATAGTGACACCCATGTTGAATCCTTTCATCTACAGCTTGAGGAACAAAGATATGAAGAGGGGTTTGAGGAAATTAAGGGGCAGAATTCAGTCATAG